Proteins from a genomic interval of Spirochaetota bacterium:
- a CDS encoding nucleotidyltransferase substrate binding protein, whose amino-acid sequence MLAFHRLEDAVKTYNQRALSDLEEQGLIQTFEYTHELAWNVFKDFLEEQSVLHLYSSRYYSTSFKRELIDNGAIWMDMIISQNLITIFS is encoded by the coding sequence ATGCTTGCCTTTCACAGATTAGAAGATGCTGTTAAAACATATAATCAGCGAGCTTTGTCGGATCTGGAAGAGCAGGGTTTAATACAGACATTTGAGTATACACATGAATTAGCATGGAATGTTTTTAAAGATTTTCTTGAAGAACAGAGTGTTTTACATTTATATAGTTCTAGATACTACTCGACAAGCTTTAAAAGGGAGCTAATTGATAATGGTGCAATATGGATGGATATGATCATAAGCCAAAACCTCATTACCATATTCTCTTGA
- a CDS encoding 2-hydroxyacyl-CoA dehydratase family protein codes for MNNKKFFELGNPYEYVSNLKKKTSKPVLAYMCSYTPEEIIYAAGMHPFRIFGQVETISKADAHLQAYSCSLVRGALEDALQGKLSFVDGAVFPHTCDSIQRLSDVWRLNTGMKHHFDVVWAVKLNTASARKYMYDVLVRFVKELEQGFGIKITNDNLKKAVATYNEIRSLLKNIWQLKSDNKSSLTGSQMNALIKAAMIIDRDELVDHLKALIPSIELSPQNETRKRIMLIGGICNHPDIYDYIEASGGVVVWDDLCTGSRYFEGAIATDKEPLQAIADRYYERNICPAKHRDYYTRAETIKAMIKKHNVQGAIFLYLKFCDPHSFDYPYLKQALDEIGVPSILLELEQQLPSEGQVKTRLEAFIDMI; via the coding sequence ATGAATAACAAAAAATTTTTTGAATTGGGCAATCCGTATGAATATGTGTCCAACCTGAAAAAGAAAACCAGCAAACCTGTGCTGGCATATATGTGTTCGTATACTCCCGAAGAAATAATTTATGCCGCAGGGATGCACCCTTTCAGGATATTTGGGCAAGTGGAAACAATTTCAAAAGCTGATGCTCATCTTCAGGCGTACAGCTGTTCGCTAGTACGAGGGGCGTTAGAGGATGCGCTTCAAGGCAAGCTGTCATTTGTTGATGGCGCTGTGTTTCCCCATACGTGTGATTCCATTCAGCGGCTGTCCGACGTGTGGCGTCTTAACACTGGCATGAAGCACCACTTTGACGTGGTATGGGCTGTTAAGCTTAACACTGCAAGTGCCCGCAAATATATGTACGATGTTCTGGTGCGATTTGTCAAGGAGCTTGAGCAAGGCTTTGGAATAAAAATTACCAATGATAATTTAAAGAAGGCAGTTGCTACTTACAATGAAATACGATCACTTTTAAAGAATATTTGGCAGTTGAAAAGTGACAATAAAAGTTCTCTCACAGGAAGCCAGATGAATGCGCTCATTAAGGCTGCAATGATTATTGACCGTGATGAACTGGTAGATCATTTAAAAGCATTGATCCCTTCCATTGAGCTATCGCCACAAAATGAAACGCGAAAACGCATAATGCTTATTGGTGGTATTTGCAATCATCCTGATATTTATGATTATATTGAAGCTTCAGGTGGTGTGGTGGTGTGGGATGATTTGTGTACTGGCTCACGGTATTTTGAGGGGGCGATAGCAACTGATAAGGAGCCATTGCAGGCCATAGCCGACAGGTACTATGAAAGAAATATTTGCCCAGCAAAACACCGTGATTATTACACGCGCGCGGAAACCATAAAAGCGATGATTAAAAAGCATAATGTGCAAGGTGCGATATTCCTGTACCTTAAGTTTTGTGACCCGCATTCGTTTGACTATCCATATTTAAAACAGGCCCTGGATGAAATTGGTGTTCCTTCAATACTGCTTGAACTGGAACAACAGTTGCCGTCAGAGGGGCAAGTGAAGACGCGATTAGAAGCATTTATTGATATGATTTAA
- a CDS encoding branched-chain amino acid aminotransferase, which yields MQTQRVKSDLDWQNLPFGYIKTDYNIRYFYKDGKWSAGELSTEETIPIHIAAPGLHYGQQAFEGLKVFETADGRIVAFRPDENAKRMQRSCERIFIPEVPVDMFIDAVDRVVAANAKYVPPFGTGASLYVRPVIYGAGARVGLGPADEYVFIVFVTPVGPYYKGGFKPVKALVVEQYDRAAPNGVGDCKVGGNYAAGLRGGEYAKKMGFPIPLYLDPKEKKYVDEFGTSNFIAIKGNTYLTPESNSILPSITNKSLMDIAALLGMNVEKRPITIDEVQHFDEVGAVGTAAVITPVCSIHYRDKVFTFCDEEKAGPAITRLYEYLTKLQTGEINDTFGWLHEIKIS from the coding sequence ATGCAAACACAACGTGTTAAAAGTGATTTAGACTGGCAAAATTTACCGTTTGGATACATCAAAACAGACTATAATATCAGATATTTTTATAAAGATGGTAAATGGTCTGCAGGTGAGCTTTCAACAGAAGAGACAATACCAATTCATATAGCTGCACCAGGCCTACATTATGGTCAGCAAGCTTTTGAAGGTTTAAAAGTATTTGAAACAGCAGATGGCAGAATTGTGGCATTCAGACCCGATGAAAATGCAAAACGAATGCAGCGCAGTTGTGAAAGGATTTTTATTCCTGAAGTGCCAGTTGATATGTTCATTGATGCAGTTGACCGGGTTGTAGCAGCAAATGCCAAATATGTTCCGCCATTTGGAACCGGTGCAAGTCTTTATGTGCGTCCGGTTATCTATGGTGCGGGGGCAAGAGTTGGACTTGGCCCAGCAGATGAATATGTATTTATTGTATTTGTTACTCCTGTTGGTCCCTATTACAAGGGGGGCTTTAAACCGGTAAAAGCTCTTGTAGTTGAACAATATGATAGGGCTGCTCCTAACGGGGTGGGCGATTGTAAGGTTGGTGGCAATTATGCAGCCGGGTTGCGTGGTGGGGAATATGCCAAAAAGATGGGATTCCCTATCCCATTGTATCTTGACCCAAAAGAAAAGAAATATGTTGATGAATTTGGAACATCAAATTTTATTGCAATAAAAGGGAATACCTATCTAACACCTGAATCAAATTCCATTTTACCAAGTATAACCAACAAAAGCCTCATGGACATAGCTGCGCTTTTAGGCATGAATGTGGAAAAACGGCCAATAACGATAGATGAGGTGCAACACTTTGATGAGGTTGGTGCAGTAGGTACTGCAGCTGTTATTACGCCAGTGTGTAGCATTCATTATAGGGATAAGGTGTTCACATTCTGTGATGAAGAGAAAGCAGGTCCTGCCATTACTCGATTATATGAATACCTAACAAAATTACAAACAGGTGAAATAAACGACACATTTGGATGGTTGCATGAGATTAAAATATCATAA
- the glpK gene encoding glycerol kinase GlpK, which yields MGKKFLIAIDLGTTGNRVFCFDEHGLPISSSYAEFTQYFPKPGWVEHDANEIWESVVKLLPEAIQKGNLDPKDAIAIGITNQRETSVLWNEETGKPIHNAIVWQCRRTTDICNRLKEAGHQQLFREKTGLVIDAYFSGTKVKWLLDNVPGARDLAKSGKLLFGTIDTWILWKLTGGKSHKTDYTNASRTLMFNIKEKVWDLDILEILNIPRTILPEVRESASYFGETYGVPSLPDGITIGGIAGDQQAAMVGQNCVFEGTSKNTYGTGCFMLLNMGNEWMLSQHGLLTTLTCDNKGQPVYAFEGSVFIGGAVVQWLRDYMKFIEKSSDAEKVALSVTKEDEVVVVPAFVGLGAPYWKMDARGAIFGLTRDTTPQQIVRAAVKSIALQSYDVLEAMQNDSGKQIHELRVDGGATRDMYLMQYQADILGIPVLLPEVTESTALGAAYLAGITGKVYNTIDEVAKFNKIAKRFNPSMNDAARKREIALWKDAVRRLL from the coding sequence ATGGGTAAAAAGTTTCTCATTGCTATTGATTTAGGTACCACCGGCAACCGCGTGTTTTGTTTTGATGAACATGGATTGCCAATTTCAAGTAGTTACGCCGAATTTACACAGTATTTCCCCAAACCCGGCTGGGTGGAACATGATGCTAATGAGATATGGGAGTCAGTAGTAAAGCTTTTACCTGAAGCAATACAAAAAGGAAATTTAGATCCAAAAGATGCGATAGCTATCGGCATTACCAACCAGAGAGAAACCTCAGTATTATGGAATGAGGAAACCGGAAAGCCAATTCACAATGCAATCGTGTGGCAATGTCGAAGAACAACTGATATATGCAATCGGCTTAAAGAAGCTGGTCACCAGCAACTATTTCGTGAAAAGACTGGTCTTGTGATTGATGCGTATTTTTCCGGTACAAAAGTTAAGTGGCTTCTTGATAATGTACCTGGAGCACGTGACCTTGCTAAAAGCGGTAAATTATTATTTGGGACTATCGATACATGGATTTTATGGAAGTTAACTGGCGGCAAATCACATAAAACCGATTATACTAATGCTTCACGCACACTGATGTTTAATATTAAAGAAAAAGTGTGGGACCTGGATATCCTTGAAATACTGAATATACCGCGCACTATTCTACCTGAAGTACGGGAATCTGCATCATATTTTGGCGAAACATACGGTGTTCCGAGCTTGCCTGATGGTATCACCATAGGTGGCATTGCTGGCGACCAACAGGCAGCTATGGTTGGCCAGAACTGTGTGTTTGAAGGAACATCAAAAAATACATACGGTACTGGCTGCTTTATGTTGCTTAATATGGGCAATGAATGGATGCTCTCTCAGCATGGATTGCTCACTACATTAACATGCGATAATAAGGGGCAGCCTGTGTATGCATTTGAGGGATCAGTATTTATTGGTGGCGCTGTGGTACAGTGGCTTCGTGATTACATGAAATTCATTGAAAAGAGTTCAGACGCTGAGAAGGTAGCGCTCTCGGTTACAAAAGAGGATGAAGTAGTGGTAGTTCCTGCATTTGTGGGATTGGGTGCCCCTTACTGGAAGATGGATGCACGTGGAGCAATTTTTGGGCTTACTCGCGATACTACTCCACAGCAGATTGTTCGTGCTGCAGTAAAATCAATTGCACTACAATCATACGACGTTCTGGAAGCAATGCAAAATGACTCAGGCAAACAAATTCATGAACTGAGGGTTGATGGCGGAGCAACAAGAGATATGTATTTGATGCAGTATCAGGCTGATATACTCGGTATACCAGTACTATTGCCAGAAGTAACCGAATCAACAGCATTGGGTGCTGCATACTTAGCTGGTATTACCGGTAAAGTATATAACACCATTGATGAGGTGGCAAAGTTCAATAAGATTGCAAAACGTTTCAACCCCTCCATGAATGATGCAGCGCGTAAACGCGAAATAGCACTGTGGAAAGATGCAGTAAGACGGTTATTATAA
- a CDS encoding OmpA family protein, translating into MKKFATMLVVFSVAAMVACGSTPEVQQTGDPNVALVNAQNKQLEKIPVTGFAYKSAVLPKQEWDKWATAAAPVVKEVLNKLPEGYVLQITGHADASGPEEPVGNKPGNIKISTDRAKAVYNALKAKGIDSPKMTYKGVGSSELLPGVDPRDGANRRVTFKVVPKK; encoded by the coding sequence ATGAAGAAATTTGCAACAATGTTGGTTGTTTTTTCAGTTGCAGCAATGGTTGCATGTGGGAGTACACCGGAAGTACAGCAGACTGGGGATCCAAACGTGGCATTAGTTAATGCACAGAACAAACAGCTTGAAAAAATACCCGTGACCGGTTTTGCCTATAAGAGTGCAGTATTGCCAAAACAGGAGTGGGATAAATGGGCAACTGCAGCTGCACCTGTAGTAAAAGAAGTATTAAACAAATTGCCTGAAGGCTATGTACTGCAGATAACCGGTCATGCAGATGCCTCAGGACCTGAAGAACCTGTTGGTAACAAACCTGGCAACATCAAAATATCTACTGATAGAGCAAAAGCAGTATACAATGCTTTGAAGGCAAAAGGAATTGATTCTCCAAAAATGACATATAAAGGTGTTGGTTCATCTGAACTGCTTCCTGGTGTTGATCCACGCGATGGTGCAAACAGGCGAGTAACCTTTAAAGTTGTCCCTAAGAAGTAA
- a CDS encoding IclR family transcriptional regulator, whose protein sequence is MKIKKGKLIQSITKAHDILSMFVNDKRPLGISDFSRRLSLPKTTVQGIVNTLCHLGYLEKDHHSGKYRLGPYVFQLGMKYATNLDLVSIGRVWAERLCFQFRQPVNIGMLVGDKVVVVLRVEPENRFMSYPQAGSVIPTHTTCIGKLLCAYMDKKRLDEILASYEFQPLTKNSITTAQEFLQELEKVRSMGISFDNQESVMGLAGIGGPIFNYTGQIIAAFAITGDAEFILHHKQDIIQAVRDTSLQLSVQLGYNP, encoded by the coding sequence ATGAAAATTAAAAAAGGAAAGCTAATCCAATCCATCACCAAAGCACACGATATTCTTTCTATGTTTGTGAATGATAAAAGGCCACTTGGCATTAGTGATTTTTCCAGACGACTGTCCCTGCCCAAAACAACTGTGCAGGGAATTGTTAACACACTCTGCCATCTGGGATATTTGGAAAAGGATCACCACAGCGGCAAATACCGCCTTGGCCCGTATGTATTCCAGTTAGGCATGAAATATGCCACCAACCTTGACCTGGTTAGCATTGGCAGGGTATGGGCCGAACGGCTGTGTTTTCAGTTTAGGCAACCTGTAAACATTGGAATGCTGGTTGGGGATAAGGTGGTGGTAGTACTTCGCGTTGAGCCTGAAAACAGGTTTATGTCCTATCCACAGGCTGGTTCGGTCATCCCAACACATACCACTTGTATTGGCAAACTGCTCTGTGCGTATATGGATAAAAAGCGCCTTGACGAGATACTTGCAAGTTATGAATTTCAACCACTAACTAAAAACTCAATTACAACAGCCCAAGAATTTTTACAAGAACTTGAAAAAGTAAGATCAATGGGAATAAGTTTTGACAATCAGGAATCAGTGATGGGATTGGCTGGCATTGGCGGGCCAATATTCAATTATACTGGCCAGATTATCGCTGCATTTGCAATTACCGGAGATGCTGAATTTATCCTACACCATAAACAGGATATCATTCAGGCAGTACGTGACACATCATTGCAATTATCGGTTCAATTGGGTTATAATCCATAA
- a CDS encoding ATP-binding cassette domain-containing protein yields the protein MINVEHVSVTFNTIAVLQDVSLSVPKGIMYVVLGKNGSGKTVLLKTIAGLYLHFTGTIAIAGIPLKQYVTLTIEEKINRNITMAYVFQKGGLFDSMNVFDNVAFGLRRRKEDEAIVTEKVMAALEWVGLRGSEQKLPSELSGGMQKRVGLARALCLSPSIILYDDPTAGLDPVLADSISDLIVATHNKFKMTSIMVTQDLAVAQKVAHRIGLLHNGTIVVDLKNEEFFSRSNPYAKQFIDGDSEGPIDTI from the coding sequence ATGATAAATGTAGAACATGTTAGTGTAACATTTAATACTATAGCTGTTTTGCAGGATGTAAGTCTTTCAGTGCCAAAAGGTATCATGTATGTCGTTCTTGGCAAAAACGGCAGTGGTAAAACAGTGTTGCTAAAAACAATCGCTGGCTTGTATCTTCATTTTACAGGAACTATCGCCATAGCAGGAATTCCCTTAAAGCAGTATGTTACGCTTACCATAGAAGAAAAAATAAATCGCAATATTACTATGGCGTATGTATTTCAAAAAGGTGGCCTTTTTGATTCAATGAATGTGTTTGATAATGTGGCGTTTGGATTGAGACGGCGTAAGGAAGATGAGGCGATAGTAACTGAAAAGGTAATGGCAGCTCTTGAATGGGTGGGTCTGCGTGGTTCTGAGCAAAAATTGCCTTCAGAGCTTAGTGGCGGTATGCAAAAGAGAGTGGGGCTTGCGCGTGCACTTTGTTTATCACCATCAATTATATTGTATGATGACCCAACTGCAGGACTTGATCCGGTTCTTGCCGATTCAATTTCGGATTTAATAGTGGCTACTCACAATAAGTTTAAGATGACTTCAATTATGGTAACACAGGACCTGGCAGTGGCTCAAAAAGTTGCTCACAGAATTGGCTTACTACATAATGGAACAATTGTTGTTGATTTAAAAAATGAAGAATTTTTTTCAAGGAGCAACCCTTATGCTAAGCAGTTCATTGATGGAGACAGTGAAGGCCCAATTGACACTATATAA
- a CDS encoding response regulator codes for MLSKQQYGILLDIFKTAHTTKNSDTFLSDVVDLLHSELKPIAVSVYTLVGDERLVLHHEAGKNFDELVVKIYNFSLVVRKAIKKKSVLFLPTAKPFQNDETDISVVIIPLLHADIVVGMVCLVFPLEELQYLQNNAPFFTLIGKIAGTIRYYQTNLKVTRPDTAEEEFEKTITSLRVLAQGVAHEFNNILAVIKGYAELLLMNEAIDESVKEAVAIIDKQTTRGSSLIDRLSVFVTGKDISFEYCSLNDLIKEIVDLQRFTLEKESIECRLKLGKIPEIFVDPRQIKEVLLNLVTHARSAIKPNKKGTITIETSFNRDAVMLKLVNDGVPSCWENGEEQKAKGSNGVDSVGNGINLAIAYGIMQSHGGDMTLCHDPSRCNEVTLYFKRFNPAFESVDKKEEKEMLYLGEVRILIVDDEEPIRQFLSSAFERMGYQVLTTDNGQEAIDICTFEDIDIVFLDYLMPGYKGDAVFKSIHQVSPKTDVVFITGVDSIPDIDKLLMMGLEGVLRKPFKIETIIKLTNEIMARRYNTLQD; via the coding sequence ATGTTAAGCAAACAGCAATATGGAATATTGCTTGATATTTTTAAAACAGCTCATACCACAAAAAACAGCGATACATTTCTTTCTGATGTTGTAGATTTGCTGCATAGTGAGCTAAAACCTATAGCAGTGTCGGTTTACACACTCGTTGGTGATGAACGCCTTGTACTGCATCATGAAGCTGGCAAAAATTTTGATGAACTTGTGGTCAAAATTTATAACTTTTCGTTAGTTGTACGAAAAGCAATTAAAAAGAAAAGCGTTTTATTTTTACCTACTGCTAAACCTTTCCAGAATGATGAAACAGATATCTCTGTAGTAATTATTCCGCTTTTGCATGCAGATATTGTTGTTGGCATGGTATGCTTAGTTTTCCCTTTAGAGGAACTACAGTATTTGCAGAACAATGCTCCATTTTTTACCCTCATTGGGAAAATTGCCGGAACCATACGGTACTATCAAACAAACCTTAAAGTGACTAGACCAGATACTGCCGAAGAAGAATTTGAAAAAACAATAACAAGTTTACGGGTACTGGCTCAGGGTGTTGCTCATGAATTCAATAATATTTTGGCAGTCATAAAAGGATATGCTGAGCTTTTACTTATGAATGAAGCAATTGATGAATCAGTAAAAGAAGCAGTAGCAATTATTGACAAGCAAACTACAAGAGGCTCTTCCCTTATTGACAGGTTAAGCGTATTTGTTACTGGTAAAGATATTTCATTTGAGTACTGTTCGCTTAATGATTTAATTAAAGAGATAGTAGATTTGCAAAGGTTTACACTGGAAAAAGAATCAATTGAATGCAGGTTGAAATTAGGTAAGATACCCGAAATATTTGTAGATCCCCGTCAGATTAAAGAAGTGCTACTTAACCTGGTTACACATGCTCGCTCTGCAATCAAGCCAAATAAAAAAGGAACTATCACCATTGAAACATCATTTAACCGTGATGCTGTTATGCTCAAATTGGTGAATGACGGTGTTCCCAGTTGCTGGGAAAATGGTGAAGAGCAAAAAGCCAAAGGCAGCAATGGGGTTGATAGTGTGGGCAACGGCATTAATTTAGCAATTGCGTATGGCATAATGCAAAGTCATGGTGGGGATATGACGTTATGCCATGACCCGTCAAGGTGTAATGAGGTAACATTGTATTTCAAACGTTTTAACCCTGCATTTGAAAGTGTTGATAAAAAAGAAGAAAAAGAGATGCTGTATTTGGGCGAGGTAAGGATATTGATAGTGGATGATGAGGAGCCAATTCGCCAGTTTTTGTCATCTGCGTTTGAGCGAATGGGCTATCAGGTGCTCACTACTGATAATGGACAGGAAGCAATTGATATATGCACCTTTGAGGATATTGATATTGTTTTTTTAGATTATTTAATGCCTGGATATAAAGGTGATGCCGTTTTTAAATCAATCCATCAGGTAAGCCCTAAAACAGATGTTGTATTTATTACCGGTGTTGATTCAATTCCTGATATTGACAAACTGCTGATGATGGGGCTTGAAGGTGTGTTGAGAAAACCCTTTAAAATAGAAACAATTATCAAGCTTACCAATGAAATAATGGCACGAAGGTATAATACATTACAGGATTAA
- a CDS encoding N-acetylneuraminate synthase family protein, which produces MNMDLYNARYLNKLQKGQPVFIAEIGLNHNGRLEEAIDLVKKAAEAGADLVKFQIFNAEKFYSVYANSLINNEEPHYDDWAMHFFKKFELSFDDYKTLQQVAFDNGVVFFASCFDDDSFDMMECLEVPLYKIASSEITNVPLLKKIASTHKPVIVSTGISFQYEIAHAVHLFQKEKCHIVLLHCVSLYPVPHSVVNISRIHTLQQLFNVPVGFSDHSNDNRASIMAVALGARVFEKHFKLSSDHDCVDKNVSLTPEEFKDYVADITEACEMMGDGSVDYSNDEAMVARSARRSIFAARDIPAGTKIQYSDIIVKRPGVGLSPLYIEDIVGKKVMRTITKDMPVLKDDVE; this is translated from the coding sequence ATGAATATGGATTTATATAATGCACGATATCTCAATAAATTGCAAAAGGGACAACCAGTTTTCATTGCCGAAATAGGACTTAACCATAATGGCAGATTAGAAGAAGCTATTGACCTTGTTAAAAAAGCAGCAGAGGCAGGTGCTGACCTTGTGAAATTTCAGATCTTTAATGCTGAAAAATTTTATTCGGTGTATGCAAACTCACTGATCAACAATGAAGAGCCACATTACGATGATTGGGCCATGCATTTTTTTAAAAAGTTTGAGCTTTCGTTTGATGATTACAAAACATTGCAGCAGGTTGCATTTGACAATGGCGTTGTGTTTTTTGCATCTTGTTTTGATGATGATTCTTTTGATATGATGGAATGCCTTGAAGTGCCGCTGTATAAAATAGCATCCTCAGAAATTACCAATGTTCCATTGTTGAAAAAGATTGCCTCCACACACAAGCCTGTTATTGTTTCAACCGGTATATCATTTCAGTATGAGATAGCTCATGCAGTACACTTGTTCCAGAAAGAAAAATGTCATATTGTATTGTTGCACTGTGTTTCGCTATATCCTGTGCCACACAGTGTAGTTAATATATCACGGATACACACGTTGCAACAATTGTTCAACGTACCGGTAGGATTTTCGGATCATTCAAATGATAATCGTGCTTCAATTATGGCTGTTGCATTGGGTGCACGTGTGTTTGAAAAGCATTTTAAATTATCAAGTGACCATGATTGTGTAGACAAGAATGTATCGCTAACACCGGAAGAATTCAAGGATTATGTTGCCGATATTACTGAAGCATGTGAAATGATGGGGGATGGCTCAGTTGATTATAGCAATGATGAAGCAATGGTTGCCCGCTCGGCACGACGAAGCATTTTTGCTGCACGTGATATACCAGCTGGAACAAAAATTCAATACAGTGATATTATTGTAAAGCGGCCGGGAGTGGGACTATCGCCATTATATATAGAAGATATAGTGGGGAAAAAAGTAATGCGTACTATTACAAAGGACATGCCTGTATTAAAGGATGATGTGGAGTAA
- the rsgA gene encoding ribosome small subunit-dependent GTPase A, whose translation MRGVVTKVMGLYYTVYHDSCYTNCVLRGKLRQTFESENEKFSNPVAVGDEVTISIAADGTGVIEDIIPRKNYFSRKEKGKHRKIDIIAANCDCVVVMQSFAQPKLNLRFADRIAVRCGQQKIPMILCINKYDLATKEDIVYITHYYKNANVSILMTSAKTSYHIDKIQNVLHNKTSVIVGYSGVGKTSLLNAMYPHLSLRVAEVSASTGKGKHTTTNVTMIIADENTRIIDTPGLREFGIMDIEPHLVSKYFYEFEQYSHKCGFKPCTHDHEPECEVKRLVTKGVIFEERYISYLNILYSLKEYYATMYS comes from the coding sequence ATGCGTGGTGTAGTTACAAAAGTAATGGGGCTTTATTATACGGTATATCATGATTCTTGTTACACTAATTGTGTACTGAGAGGAAAATTACGGCAAACATTTGAATCTGAAAATGAAAAATTTTCCAATCCAGTTGCAGTGGGAGATGAAGTAACGATAAGTATAGCAGCTGACGGTACAGGAGTTATTGAAGATATCATTCCACGAAAAAACTATTTTTCCAGGAAGGAAAAGGGCAAGCATAGAAAAATTGATATTATTGCTGCAAATTGCGATTGCGTGGTGGTGATGCAGTCATTTGCACAGCCAAAATTAAATTTGAGATTTGCCGATAGAATTGCTGTGAGGTGTGGCCAGCAAAAAATACCAATGATTTTGTGTATTAATAAATATGACCTGGCTACTAAAGAGGATATTGTTTATATCACTCACTATTATAAAAATGCTAATGTCAGTATACTAATGACCAGTGCTAAAACTAGCTACCATATTGATAAAATTCAAAATGTTTTGCATAATAAAACTTCGGTCATTGTTGGATATTCAGGGGTTGGCAAAACAAGTTTGTTGAATGCAATGTATCCCCATTTATCACTCAGGGTGGCTGAGGTTTCCGCAAGTACAGGTAAAGGGAAGCATACCACTACCAATGTTACTATGATAATAGCTGATGAAAATACACGCATTATTGACACTCCGGGCCTGCGGGAATTTGGTATTATGGATATTGAACCGCATCTGGTGAGTAAATATTTTTATGAGTTTGAGCAATATTCTCACAAATGCGGATTTAAACCATGTACACATGACCATGAGCCTGAATGTGAGGTCAAACGCTTGGTTACAAAAGGTGTAATTTTTGAAGAACGGTATATTTCATATCTCAATATTCTGTATTCATTAAAAGAATATTACGCAACGATGTACTCATGA